Proteins encoded in a region of the Marmota flaviventris isolate mMarFla1 chromosome 3, mMarFla1.hap1, whole genome shotgun sequence genome:
- the Kdelr3 gene encoding ER lumen protein-retaining receptor 3, with the protein MNVFRILGDLSHLLAMILLLGKIWRSKCCAGISGKSQILFAVVFTTRYLDLFTNFISIYNTVMKVVFLLCAYVTVYMIYGKFRKTFDIENDTFRLEFLLVPVIGLSFLENYSFTPLEILWTFSIYLESVAILPQLFMISKTGEAETITTHYLFFLGLYRALYLANWIRRYQTENFYDQIAVVSGVVQTIFYCDFFYLYVTKVLKGKKLSLPMPI; encoded by the exons ATGAACGTGTTCCGAATCCTCGGCGACCTGAGCCACCTCCTGGCCATGATCTTGCTCCTGGGGAAGATCTGGAGGTCCAAGTGCTGCGCGG GCATCTCTGGGAAAAGCCAGATCCTTTTCGCTGTCGTCTTCACCACGAGGTACCTGGACCTCTTCACCAACTTCATCTCCATCTACAACACTGTCATGAAG GTGGTTTTCCTCCTCTGTGCTTATGTCACAGTGTACATGATCTATGGGAAATTTCGGAAAACATTTGACATCGAGAATGACACATTCCGCCTGGAGTTTCTTCTGGTCCCCGTCATTGGCCTTTCCTTCCTGGAGAACTACAGTTTTACACCCCTGGAG ATCCTCTGGACCTTCTCCATCTACCTGGAGTCAGTGGCCATCCTGCCCCAGCTCTTCATGATCAGCAAGACTGGGGAGGCCGAGACCATCACCACTCACTACTTGTTCTTCTTGGGACTCTACCGGGCTCTCTACCTGGCCAACTGGATCAGGCGGTACCAGACTGAGAACTTCTATGACCAGATTGCGGTGGTGTCAGGAGTGGTGCAAACCATCTTCTACTGTGATTTCTTCTACCTGTATGTGACCAAAG tACTTAAAGGAAAGAAGTTAAGTCTTCCAATGCCAATCTGA